Sequence from the Methanosarcina siciliae T4/M genome:
GTGCAAGAAGCTCCGCTTCGGGATGCAGATTTTTCAATTCTTTTATGTCCTCTTCCCCGATGTTCTCGTGGACATGGCAAAACCCGGGCCAGAGATGTATTTTTTTGTCGGTATGCAGGGATACGAAGGCTCCGAGGTTTTTATCCGGGGTAAAAATGATCTCCCTGTTCTCAATTGAGTTTACAACATTTACCGCATTTGAAGAGGTGCAGCAGATATCCGATTCCGCTTTAACGGCGGCTGAACTGTTCACATAGCAGACAACGGCTGCATCAGGGTGCTTTTCTTTTTCTTTCCGGAGGGCCTCCACGCTAACCATATCCGCCATCGGGCAGCCCGCATCCGGGATCGGCAAAAGGACTGACTTTTCGGGTGAAATAATTGATGCCGACTCCGCCATGAAATGAACGCCTGCAAAAACTATGACATCTGCTTTTGAATTCACCGCTTTTCGGCAGAGAGATAGGGAATC
This genomic interval carries:
- the nadA gene encoding quinolinate synthase NadA codes for the protein MEDRLIAKEIKKLKKEKNAIILAHFYTRTEVRKIADFVGDSLSLCRKAVNSKADVIVFAGVHFMAESASIISPEKSVLLPIPDAGCPMADMVSVEALRKEKEKHPDAAVVCYVNSSAAVKAESDICCTSSNAVNVVNSIENREIIFTPDKNLGAFVSLHTDKKIHLWPGFCHVHENIGEEDIKELKNLHPEAELLAHPECRPEVLSFADHILSTSGIVKEAGKSGATEFIIGTEKEIVRNLKRKYPDKKFYPVSKKAVCYNMKKVSLESVLNSLRNMEYEVQVPEDVRLKAKKALGRMLAVGGT